From Nitrospiraceae bacterium:
CCATCCCGTCCGCAGCCACTCGGTGGCAGCCCAAGGCGGCATCAATGCCGCTCTGGGTGAGAACGATTCCTGGGAAGCCCATGCCTTTGATACGACCAAGGGAGGCCTCTTCCTCGGCGATCAGGACGCCATTGAGGCCATGTGTCGCGAAGCACCCGACGACATTCTCGAATTAGAACGGCTGGGAGTTATTTTCAGTCGAGACGATCAGGGCCGCATCGCGCAACGCCCATTCGGCGGAGCCGGATTTCCGCGGACCTGCTACGCCGCCGATCGAACCGGCCATGCAATCCTTCACGCCATGTACGAACAGCTCATGAAGCGCCGGATCCGCGTGTACGAAGAATGGTATGTGACGTCGCTGATCGAGGAAGACGGAGTCTGTCGAGGGGTGATCGCCTGGGACCTCATCCACGGTGGTCTCCACGCCATCGGCGCGAAAACCGTGATTCTGGCCACGGGAGGCAGTGGCCGCGTATTTCTCACGAGCACGAACGCTGTCATTAATACCGGCGACGGCATGGCCCTCGCCTATCGGGCTGGTGCTCCCCTGGCCGATATGGAATTCGTCCAGTTCCATCCTACGACGCTGAAAGACACCGGTATTCTCATCACTGAAGGGGCGCGCGGCGAAGGCGGCTACTTGCTCAACACACTCGGCGAACGTTTTATGAAATCCTATGCCCCGCAGCAGATGGAGCTCGCGACACGTTCCACCGTCTCGCTGGCCATCGGACAAGAGATTCTCGAAGGCCGCGGCGTCGATGGCTGCGTGCTCTTGGACCTGCGTCACCTGGGACGTCCGCGCATTCTCGAGCGATTACCGCAGATTCGGGAGTTGGCCATCGAGTTTGCCGGTCTTGATCCAGTCGAAACGCCCATCCCTGTCCGACCCGGCGCTCATTATCAGATGGGCGGCGTCCGTACCAATCAGTGGAGTGAGACCGCGATTCCGGGTCTATACGCAGCCGGCGAATGTGCCTGCGTCAGTGTCCACGGAGCGAATCGCCTTGGCGGGAACTCACTTCTCGAAACAATCGTTTTCGGCAGGCGGGCAGGACGACGCGCCAGTGACTACGCCAGAACCCTCGTTCCACGCGCACTCTCAGACACAGCGCTGAAGAAGGAAGAGAGGCGACTACAGCAACTCCTCTCGAACGAAGGACCTGTGCGAGCCTGGCAGCTTCGTGATGAACTGGGGAAAACGATGAGCCTCAACCTCGGCCTCGTCCGCACAGAAGAATCCATACGGTTCGCCATGGCCGCGGTCGAATCCCTCAAGGCCCGCGCGCATGCCGTGACCATCCAAGACAAGGGACGAGTGTTCAATACGGATCTCGTCCAGGCACTTGAACTGCAATCGTTGTTGGATATCGCGGAATCGATCGTCGCCGGGGCGCTCGCCAGAACTGAAAGCCGAGGCGCTCATTACCGCTCCGACTTTCCGCAACGCGACGATGTCCACTGGCTTCGGCACACACTCACCCGTCGAGCATCCGGGGGCCCCATCCTCACATACGAGCCGGTTACGATTACCCGTTTCCAGCCGACAAAGTGACAGCGCCACACAGAACGGACAGAGCGAGTTTTGTTATAATGGCATTGACGTCATGCGTATCCTCGTAGTCGAAGACGAAACGAAAGTCGGCTCTTTCATCAAGCGCGCGCTTGAAGAAGAGAGCTACGCTGTTGATTTATGCGAAGATGGTGCGAAAGGCCTCGAGATGGCGCTGGGCACAAGCTACGACTTGGTCATCGTCGATCTCATGCTGCCTTCGCTGCCAGGCCTCGATGTCCTCAAAGGCATCCGCGGGGCCCGCATTCCGACTCCCGTTCTGATCCTAACCGCTCAATCGCAAGTCGACCAGCGGGTCAAGGGGCTCGACGCAGGTGCAGACGACTACCTCACGAAACCCTTCGCCATCGATGAACTCCTCGCTCGGGTCCGGGCTCTTCTCCGGCGAGGAGCTACCGAGAGCCCTGGCATACTCCAGGTCGACGACCTCGTCCTCAATCCTGCGACCCGTGAGGTAGTCAGAGGCGGGCAGCGGATCGATTTGACCCTAAAAGAATATGCCTTGCTCGAATACCTGATGCGGCACGCCGGCCGCGTCCTTACCAGGCCCATGATCTCCGAACATGTGTGGAACCAAGATTTCGATACGTTCACGAACGTTATCGATGTGTACGTGAATTACTTGCGCAATAAGATCGACCGAGGTCGCAGCAAAAAGCTCATTCACACCATTCGGGGAAGTGGCTACATGCTGAAGGCCGACTGATGCCGCTACGGGTTCGGCTCACCCTCTGGTACGGCAGCGCCCTTGCGCTGGTCTTGATTGCTTTCTCGACCATCCTCTACGTCGTTACGGCCCGCAGTCTTCGCGACGCCGTCGATCAGTCGCTGGAAGAAACTGCGTCGGCCGCGGTGCGCTCCTTGGAAGAGCGGGGGTTTTTGCCGCTGATCGACGAAGAGGAGTTGCTCTCGCAATTTCCCGAACTCGCGCGGATCGACAAGTTCTTCCAAATCTTCAGTCCTTCCGGCACTATCACGATCCGATCGCCGAACGTCAAGCAACATGAGGTACCACTGAGTCGCCAGGCATTGGAGGTCGCGTTCTCCGGCCGGACCATTTTCGAATCCGCCAAGTATCCGAAAGAACCGCCGCTGCGCCTCATCTCCGTCCCGATCATTTATCGAGGCAACCTTCTCTACATCGTGCAAGTCGGCACCTCCATGGAGTCGGTCGAGGGGACCTTGAGCAGGCTCCTGCTCGTGCTGGTGGTCACGATGCCATTGGCTTTAGCCGTGTCGCTGGCAGGCGGGTGGTTTCTCGCTGGACGCGCACTCCGGCCGGTGGATGCGATGACCTTGGCTGCGCAGCGGATTGCAGGGGGCGACCTCACACAGCGGTTGACCGTACCTCAATCGGGCGATGAAATCGGGCGATTGGCGGGAACGTTCAACAATATGATTGCACGGCTGGAAACATCGTTTCGGCAAATCCGCCAATTCACGAGTGATGCCTCGCACGAATTGAGGACGCCCTTGACCGTCATGAAGGGTGAGACGGAGCTGGTCCTCCGTCGGCCTCGCCCGGTAGAGGATTATCATTCGGTGCTCGAAAGCAATCTCGAAGAGATCGATCGCATGACAAACATCGTGGACGAGCTGTTGTTCCTCTCCCGGGCCGACATGGGCGAGGTCAAGATGGCGTTCCTGCCCGTTAAACTCGAATACTTAGTGGAGGACATCCATCGCCAGGCCACGCTGCTGGGACAAGACCGGAATGTCGAGGTCGTGCTCGGAACAATAACCCCAGCGGTCGTGCTGGGTGATGAACTTCGGCTTCGTGAACTGCTGCTGAATCTGGTCGAGAATGCCATCAAGTATTCGCACCCCGGTGGTAAGGTGGAAGTGTCCCTCCTGACAGAAGGGCATCATGCACGTGTACTCGTGACCGACCAGGGAATTGGAATTTCGAGTGAAGATCAGCAGCGCATCTTCGATCGATTCTTCCGAACAGACGAGGCACGGGCTCACACCAAAAAGGGGACAGGGCTTGGACTCGCCATCTGCGCATGGATCGCCGACTCGCATAAAGGCAAGATTACGGTCGTCAGCGCACCTGGACAGGGCTCGACTTTTACGGTGATCCTCCCGCTTGCACCCTCATCGGCTTAACAACTTCTAATACCGACCTAATCCACTTCTCATTGCCGGTTGGTACGTTGGTCGTAGATCGCTGTATCAACTCGAGGCGTCATTTGGCATCAACATCATGAAGGAGGAACCTATGAGACAGCGCATTGGTCGATCGCTCGGGACCACGGTCGCGATACTGGCCCTGGGCATTCTTTTGCTTTGGGGTGGTCAGGCCTTGACAGCTTCGTCTGCATCCAGTTCTGGCGCCCCACTTACCGCTCCCAACGCCGTGACGACGACGGCATTACTGTCCAACGGCTTTGCGGAGGTCGCGAAAGCAGTCACGCCGACCGTG
This genomic window contains:
- a CDS encoding ATP-binding protein → MPLRVRLTLWYGSALALVLIAFSTILYVVTARSLRDAVDQSLEETASAAVRSLEERGFLPLIDEEELLSQFPELARIDKFFQIFSPSGTITIRSPNVKQHEVPLSRQALEVAFSGRTIFESAKYPKEPPLRLISVPIIYRGNLLYIVQVGTSMESVEGTLSRLLLVLVVTMPLALAVSLAGGWFLAGRALRPVDAMTLAAQRIAGGDLTQRLTVPQSGDEIGRLAGTFNNMIARLETSFRQIRQFTSDASHELRTPLTVMKGETELVLRRPRPVEDYHSVLESNLEEIDRMTNIVDELLFLSRADMGEVKMAFLPVKLEYLVEDIHRQATLLGQDRNVEVVLGTITPAVVLGDELRLRELLLNLVENAIKYSHPGGKVEVSLLTEGHHARVLVTDQGIGISSEDQQRIFDRFFRTDEARAHTKKGTGLGLAICAWIADSHKGKITVVSAPGQGSTFTVILPLAPSSA
- a CDS encoding response regulator transcription factor is translated as MRILVVEDETKVGSFIKRALEEESYAVDLCEDGAKGLEMALGTSYDLVIVDLMLPSLPGLDVLKGIRGARIPTPVLILTAQSQVDQRVKGLDAGADDYLTKPFAIDELLARVRALLRRGATESPGILQVDDLVLNPATREVVRGGQRIDLTLKEYALLEYLMRHAGRVLTRPMISEHVWNQDFDTFTNVIDVYVNYLRNKIDRGRSKKLIHTIRGSGYMLKAD
- a CDS encoding FAD-binding protein; translation: MKIHDTVIVGAGLAGMRAALASPPDLDVAVISKVHPVRSHSVAAQGGINAALGENDSWEAHAFDTTKGGLFLGDQDAIEAMCREAPDDILELERLGVIFSRDDQGRIAQRPFGGAGFPRTCYAADRTGHAILHAMYEQLMKRRIRVYEEWYVTSLIEEDGVCRGVIAWDLIHGGLHAIGAKTVILATGGSGRVFLTSTNAVINTGDGMALAYRAGAPLADMEFVQFHPTTLKDTGILITEGARGEGGYLLNTLGERFMKSYAPQQMELATRSTVSLAIGQEILEGRGVDGCVLLDLRHLGRPRILERLPQIRELAIEFAGLDPVETPIPVRPGAHYQMGGVRTNQWSETAIPGLYAAGECACVSVHGANRLGGNSLLETIVFGRRAGRRASDYARTLVPRALSDTALKKEERRLQQLLSNEGPVRAWQLRDELGKTMSLNLGLVRTEESIRFAMAAVESLKARAHAVTIQDKGRVFNTDLVQALELQSLLDIAESIVAGALARTESRGAHYRSDFPQRDDVHWLRHTLTRRASGGPILTYEPVTITRFQPTK